A genomic stretch from Tenrec ecaudatus isolate mTenEca1 chromosome X, mTenEca1.hap1, whole genome shotgun sequence includes:
- the TCEAL9 gene encoding transcription elongation factor A protein-like 9, giving the protein MKPCQKMEEQSENASELKPQEEQQPEEKPEEKEGPEEERNTEETFRERLIQSLQEFKEDIHNRHLSKEDMFRDVDEVDEIRRVRNKLIVMRWKVNRNHPYPYLM; this is encoded by the coding sequence ATGAAACCCTGTCAAAAAATGGAAGAGCAATCAGAGAATGCGAGTGAATTAAAGCCTCAGGAAGAGCAGCAGCCTGAGGAAAAGCCAGAGGAGAAGGAAGGGCCCGAGGAGGAGAGAAACACAGAAGAAACTTTCAGAGAAAGGCTGATTCAGTCTCTCCAGGAATTTAAAGAAGATATACACAACAGGCATTTAAGCAAAGAAGATATGTTTAGAGATGTGGATGAAGTGGACGAGATAAGAAGAGTAAGAAATAAACTTATAGTGATGCGTTGGAAGGTTAATCGGAACCATCCTTACCCCTATTTAATGTAA